In Lotus japonicus ecotype B-129 chromosome 5, LjGifu_v1.2, one genomic interval encodes:
- the LOC130718055 gene encoding uncharacterized protein LOC130718055 translates to MKRRSDYDLQAKTSAELLQLYKVKLEGANNLKKMKGSSQIQQQKKNQSQQSEDQRKNHVSFRKSVQVEESSSMQQKIQQQRQQPVNSSKSNQEDHSDEQGSKKKHMMQPLSTRIALQATRSTQIQGIREDQRKNHVRFSKSVQVEESSYMQQKIQQQRQQPVNSTKSNQEDHYDEQGSKKKKVAPKCASMPLNEYINKNIHELEIEHSEDEQSEDNDINEEVEGESNDCTSEGTASASKRKRGKTKCKNVHARSVDDREEIILNVEGEPVGPNQKIVSELSSFLGTIARSAYLCPLTYTNWKAIPDKSHIWQFVNSKYDIPEKGKNVVFAIIRDAWRRQKCSIKKNHFSKYKNMRDRLKNRPEDVPEAHFRELIDYWRLEAIKEISAKNARNIAQQNWRHRVGPISFACIRERLRASKEDGESPTQADIFIETRKSKKGKKVDEETNNVITKLHDLVENCGQSSSEAFKQVFGDERPGRVRCYGRTRTPSVFKRNNEIAEIEKKHAKEVQRLTDKVHDMEAKHEDMERKFQILLRTMLNHTDNAVDLDALAALLLPSDDNGPLHSSTSVHAPNNQEQNDGGMMAEEDDATL, encoded by the exons atgaaaagaagaagTGATTATGATCTCCAAGCTAAGACTAGTGCTGAATTGCTTCAGCTGTACAAAGTGAAATTGGAAGGTGCTAACAatttgaagaaaatgaaggggTCTAGTCAAATACAACAGCAAAAGAAAAACCAGAGCCAGCAAAGCGAAGATCAAAGGAAGAACCATGTGAGTTTTAGAAAATCAGTTCAAGTAGAAGAATCTTCCTCTATGCAACAAAAAATACAGCAGCAGAGGCAGCAACCGGTGAACTCTTCGAAATCTAACCAAGAGGATCATTCTGATGAACAAGGctccaaaaaaaaacatatgatGCAACCATTGAGCACTAGAATAGCACTACAAGCAACTAGATCTACTCAAATTCAAGGCATAAGAGAAGATCAAAGGAAGAACCATGTGAGATTTAGTAAATCAGTTCAAGTAGAAGAATCCTCCTATATGCAACAAAAAATACAGCAGCAGAGGCAGCAACCGGTGAACTCTACGAAATCTAACCAAGAGGATCATTATGATGAACAAGgctccaagaaaaaaaaggttGCTCCAAAGTGTGCTTCAATGCCACTTAATGAGTATATTAATAAGAATATCCATGAACTTGAAATAGAGCACTCAGAAGATGAACAAAGTGAAGATAACGACATTAATGAAGAAGTTGAAGGGGAAAGTAATGATTGTACAAGTGAAG GGACAGCATCTGCATCAAAAAGAAAACGAGGAAAGACAAAATGCAAAAATGTTCATGCACGCTCGGTTGATGATAGAGAGGAAATCATCTTGAATGTGGAAGGAGAACCTGTTGGACCAAATCAAAAGATAGTTTCTGAACTTAGCAGTTTCTTGGGAACAATAGCAAGAAGTGCATATTTGTGTCCTCTCACTTACACTAACTGGAAGGCTATACCAGATAAATCTCACATATGGCAGTTTGTCAAT AGTAAATACGACATTCCAGAGAAGGGGAAGAATGTTGTGTTTGCTATAATACGTGATGCTTGGAGGCGCCAGAAATGCTCCATTAAGAAAAACCACTTTAGCAAGTATAAGAACATGCGTGACCGGCTGAAAAATCGTCCTGAAGACGTACCAGAGGCACACTTTAGAGAGTTGATAGATTATTGGAGGCTTGAAGCAATTAAA GAAATCAGTGCCAAAAATGCTAGAAATATAGCACAGCAGAATTGGAGACACCGAGTGGGGCCTATAAGCTTTGCTTGTATAAGGGAGAGATTG CGTGCAAGCAAAGAGGATGGAGAGAGCCCTACTCAAGCTGATATTTTCATTGAAACTCGTAAAagcaagaaaggaaaaaaggtgGATGAAGAAACAAATAATGTGATT ACAAAACTTCATGACTTGGTTGAAAATTGTGGTCAatcttcttctgaagcttttaAGCAAGTGTTTGGCGACGAAAGACCGGGGAGAGTGCGATGCTACGGGAGAACTAGGACACCAAGTGTCTTCAAAAGGAATAATGAAATAGCTGAAATTGAGAAAAAACATGCGAAGGAAGTTCAACGTTTAACTGATAAGGTGCATGACATGGAGGCAAAGCATGAGGACATGGAGcgaaaatttcaaattcttctacGGACCATGCTGAACCATACTGACAACGCAGTTGATTTGGATGCTTTAGCTGCCTTGTTACTCCCCAGTGATGACAATGGCCCTCTACATTCATCTACATCTGTACATGCTCCAAATAATCAAGAG CAAAATGATGGTGGCATGATGGCGGAAGAAGATGATGCTACACTTTGA